CATAAGATCGATGGTCTGCTCTACTTTGACCAGATAATCTTCATGAGGTGCTACAGGCATCATGACCTTCTTATATCCACCTTCGATCACGCGAGTATGGTCATTGACCACCAAAGAGGGAGCCGGTATATGCCGTACGAGCTTGTGGATAGCCGAACCGAATAGATTCTGTTTGATGCCATGTTTACCATGGGTACCCACTACGATCAGATCCGGACCGACTTTGCTCACTATTGCCTCCACCTCATCGAATAGGTCACCGTGCCCTATCATAATGTTATAATCGAGTCCCAATGACTGGGCTTGATCACCGTAGGGTTGAAGCTCCTTGATGAGCGCTTCCGATCCATCATCCTTGGATTGGGCAATGTGGCAGAAAGTGATAGCGGCAGAATCCCTTTGGGCGAACTGCAGCGCTTGTTTGACCGCGATATCGGCCGTTTCTGTGAAATCTACGAGTACGAGGATATTCTTCATGAATCGTGGGGATGGTCTTATTTCAAATATAGCCAATATCGAATCGGCTTATCACATACCGATGAAGGTGTAATTCGAATTGATATCGGACACCTGCTTGGCCGAGAGCACGAGTGTGGGCAGCTCCAGTCTATTGGTGATCATCTCCTGGGTAAAAGAATCGAATTGAGGTAGGATGCTATCGGTGAAATGTGTGATAGCGAACATGTCAGCACCGTGCTTCTCTGCATAATCTATGACCTCATCGGCCAGAGATTCGTCTCCTTTAAGCTCCACCACCGCATAGTCCACTTCATCGCTGATCTTCATCTTGGCCCAGTTGATATTATTACGGAGTCTGTGGGAGAGATACTCATCGGATTCTGCCTTACAGACCACATGTATGGCTGCATTGAAGCGCTTGGCCAGATTGGTGGCCACTGAGACCACCTGTAGACTCTCCTTGCTCAGATCCACGGGGAGTACGATCAACTCGATCTCCTTTTCAGGTCCCTTGGCCTGCGTGACGATGAAGGGTGTATTGCTACTCGTGATCACCTTGATGGCCCGTGAGCCGAAGATCTTCTGTAGCCCCTTGGCACCATGCGTCCCCATGACCAGCAGATCGGCATCGCCTTCATCAGCTTCTTGGGCAATATCCTTGTATATACTACCTACCCTCACTTTGCCGAAGATCTCATCTTGCTGATCCTCGGGAAGCGAAGAGATGAGACCGGTCAAGGTGAATTCTGCTTGCTCTCTGTCATTTTCTCCATCCACGATGTGAAGGAGTTCTATCTCTCCGGGTATATCATTCCGGATGGAAAGAGCGTGTTCAAGGGCAGACCGTGTTATCGGAGTAAAATCGTAGGGAACCAGGTATTTCATAATCGCATTGTGTGGCATGTGAATATACATGATCGTTCATGTTCACTATTCACATTTCATCTTTAATGGAAAGATGTAATGATTCTAAATGAAATCGTAACTTGGATTTACATTAGCACCATCACTGGACTCATCTCAAGCACTAACTCATTGACCTCGGTCTAAGGGTGATATGGAGATGATCCGGATTGAACACAAGTAATTGAACATCATGCCAGCAAGCTACGATGCACTCATCTATGACATGAGCATAGGTGAGGAGAGGAAGGAATTGGCCCGGTTAAAAGAAGAGGAACGGATCTTCGAGATAATAGATACGCTCGAGATCCAGCTCCAAGACTTCATCGCGTGTCAGCGCCCGGCTTCCAAACTCAGTCCATCTGAACTGGAGTCAGCGGTCAAGGCTCATCTGGATGGTCGATCATTGGACGAGTATGGCTGCTGGGTATTCTACCCATGGAGCGGTAGATTGGTGCATCTCCTCCCAGAGGATGAATTCAAACAATTACGTACCGATCGGAATCAATACAAGATCACTGAGGAAGAACAGCGCAGCCTTTCTGATAAGAAGATAGGTCTTATCGGACTCTCGGTAGGTCATGCCGTGGCAAATAGCTTGGCCATGGAACGCTCTTTTG
This genomic stretch from Flavobacteriales bacterium harbors:
- a CDS encoding universal stress protein; this translates as MKNILVLVDFTETADIAVKQALQFAQRDSAAITFCHIAQSKDDGSEALIKELQPYGDQAQSLGLDYNIMIGHGDLFDEVEAIVSKVGPDLIVVGTHGKHGIKQNLFGSAIHKLVRHIPAPSLVVNDHTRVIEGGYKKVMMPVAPHEDYLVKVEQTIDLMAPDGEIVIFAILKPGVPLDEEILRNIEATKKLLEERGVKYSYQEEDSDRYSIGYSKETLAHVRN
- a CDS encoding universal stress protein gives rise to the protein MKYLVPYDFTPITRSALEHALSIRNDIPGEIELLHIVDGENDREQAEFTLTGLISSLPEDQQDEIFGKVRVGSIYKDIAQEADEGDADLLVMGTHGAKGLQKIFGSRAIKVITSSNTPFIVTQAKGPEKEIELIVLPVDLSKESLQVVSVATNLAKRFNAAIHVVCKAESDEYLSHRLRNNINWAKMKISDEVDYAVVELKGDESLADEVIDYAEKHGADMFAITHFTDSILPQFDSFTQEMITNRLELPTLVLSAKQVSDINSNYTFIGM